In the genome of Campylobacter helveticus, the window CCAGAGTACTTATCCAAAAATCAAAAACTAAGCTTTAAAAAAGCTTAAATTAAGTTAAATTAAAGAAAATATTATTATAATTGCCTTTTTAAAAATTTTTGGCAAAAGGTAAGAAAATGACAAAGATAACAAAGCCAAACGAAGTCAAACGAGAATGGATTGTTTTAGATGCTGAGGGCAAACGCTTTGGGCGTCTTTTGACAGAGGTGGCGACTATTTTAAGAGGTAAAAATAAGCCTTGCTTTACTCCAAATGTGGATTGTGGGGATTATGTGGTGATTATCAATGCTTCAAAGGCAGTTTTTACAGGGGCAAATAAAGCTGAAGATAAGCTTTATCACAGACATTCAGGCTATTTTGGAAGTGTGAAAAGTGAGAAATTTGGAGACTTACTTGAAAAAAATCCTGCAAAGCTTTATAAACTCGCTGTTAGAGGAATGCTTCCTAAAACAAACTTAGGCAGAGCTATGCTTAAAAAACTTAAAATTTACGCAGGTAGTGAGCATCCGCATACCGCACAAATTGCTAAAGAAGGAAAATAATTATGGCAAAAGCAACATACGCAACAGGTAAAAGAAAAACCGCTATCGCTAAAGTTTGGGTAAAAGCTGGTAGTGGAAAAATAAGCGTCAATGGAGTGGAT includes:
- the rplM gene encoding 50S ribosomal protein L13 — protein: MTKITKPNEVKREWIVLDAEGKRFGRLLTEVATILRGKNKPCFTPNVDCGDYVVIINASKAVFTGANKAEDKLYHRHSGYFGSVKSEKFGDLLEKNPAKLYKLAVRGMLPKTNLGRAMLKKLKIYAGSEHPHTAQIAKEGK